A stretch of Drosophila gunungcola strain Sukarami chromosome 3L unlocalized genomic scaffold, Dgunungcola_SK_2 000002F, whole genome shotgun sequence DNA encodes these proteins:
- the LOC128257913 gene encoding ATP synthase-coupling factor 6, mitochondrial, with amino-acid sequence MFANVLKTSLFLLRSLSSSAALRFKDPVYHIFLDKVREYRLKSPKGKPIDAGPEYEAELKEALDRLALQYGGGEGIDLTQFPKFVLPDIDIDPISVLDLPENQPKPERKKDSKLDDYKKNDVKAKGKDNEVKAKDDKEVKARDDKKANESKDKDDKDKKN; translated from the exons atgtttgcaaacgTTTTAAAAACCAGTCTTTTCCTACTCCGGAGCTTAAGCTCTTCGGCAGCCTTGCGTTTTAAGGATCCCGTTTACCACATTTTTCTGGACAAGGTGCGTGAGTACCGGCTGAAGAGTCCCAAAGGAAAGCCCATAGATGCCGGTCCGGAATACGAGGCGGAACTGAAGGAGGCCCTCGACCGCCTGGCTCTTCAATATGGTGGCGGTGAGGGCATCGATCTGACCCAGTTTCCCAAATTTGTGCTGCCCGACATAGATATTGATCCCATTTCAGTTCTGGATTT ACCCGAAAATCAACCTAAGCCGGAAAGAAAGAAAGATTCTAAGTTAGACGATTACAAAAAGAATGATGTTAAAGCAAAGGGAAAAGATAACGAAGTTAAGGCCAAAGATGATAAAGAGGTGAAGGCCAGAGATGACAAGAAAGCTAATGAAAGCAAGGATAAGGACGATAAGGACAAGAAAAATTAG